From Corynebacterium sp. BD556, the proteins below share one genomic window:
- the mca gene encoding mycothiol conjugate amidase Mca yields MSGKRLLAVHAHPDDESSKGAATMAKYVAEGNRVKVVTCTDGRRGDILNPAMDRPGVLENMIAVREEEMARAVAALGVEHEWLGYEDSGLPQGDPLPPLPEGCFALQDSEKVCRDLVSIIRKFRPHVIITYDENGGYPHPDHLKVHEVSMMAWEKAGDPDYAPEIGEPWTPLKLYYTHGFILRRMKLLQKLLVDRGQRSPYEMMIKRWEENKADVMDRVTTRVECSKYFAQRAAALAAHATQIDPAGAFLASPVEDQQRVWPTEEFELARSRVDSALPETDLFAGITGTGTSTFQGAQE; encoded by the coding sequence GTGAGCGGAAAGCGCCTGCTGGCGGTCCACGCGCACCCGGATGATGAATCATCCAAGGGTGCGGCCACGATGGCGAAGTACGTCGCTGAGGGCAATCGTGTCAAGGTTGTCACCTGCACCGACGGTCGGCGTGGGGACATCCTTAACCCGGCGATGGATCGTCCCGGCGTCCTGGAGAACATGATCGCTGTACGTGAGGAGGAGATGGCGCGCGCTGTCGCCGCCCTCGGTGTGGAGCATGAATGGTTGGGCTATGAGGATTCTGGTCTGCCCCAGGGCGATCCGCTGCCGCCTTTGCCCGAGGGCTGCTTTGCCCTGCAAGACAGCGAGAAGGTGTGCCGGGACCTGGTGTCCATCATTCGCAAGTTCCGCCCGCACGTGATTATTACTTACGACGAAAATGGTGGTTACCCGCACCCTGACCATTTGAAAGTTCACGAAGTTTCGATGATGGCTTGGGAGAAGGCCGGTGATCCGGACTACGCCCCAGAAATAGGGGAGCCGTGGACGCCGCTGAAGCTGTATTACACGCACGGTTTCATCCTGCGCCGCATGAAGCTGCTGCAAAAGCTGCTCGTTGACCGCGGGCAAAGAAGCCCCTACGAGATGATGATTAAGCGGTGGGAGGAAAACAAGGCGGACGTGATGGACCGCGTGACCACCCGCGTCGAGTGCAGCAAATACTTCGCTCAGCGAGCCGCGGCTTTGGCTGCGCACGCCACCCAGATTGACCCGGCCGGCGCTTTTTTGGCCAGCCCGGTTGAAGACCAGCAGCGGGTGTGGCCCACTGAGGAGTTTGAGCTGGCGCGCAGCCGTGTGGATAGCGCGCTGCCGGAAACTGACCTTTTCGCCGGCATCACTGGCACTGGCACTTCTACATTTCAAGGAGCTCAGGAATGA
- a CDS encoding isoprenyl transferase, producing the protein MTVLEKILYPVYEARLKRKLRGKKHPKHIAVMADGNRRWARESGFADVSLGHRAGAAKIGELVRWSAEMNVEIVTIYLLSTENLQRTTEEVTLLFDIISDVIDDLAAENHSCRVKLVGHLNLLPEHVAERMRKSAAMTTEKPGLSVNIAVGYGGRQEIVDAVRALIDANLANGVPAHELSTSITIDSISKNLYTSGQPDPDLVIRTSGEQRLSGFLLWQAAYSEIWFTDTYWPAFRKIDFLRALRDYSQRSRRFGK; encoded by the coding sequence GTGACTGTGCTGGAGAAGATCCTTTACCCCGTGTACGAGGCGCGCCTCAAGCGTAAGCTGCGGGGCAAAAAGCACCCCAAACACATTGCGGTGATGGCGGACGGTAACCGCCGGTGGGCTCGAGAGTCCGGCTTCGCCGACGTTTCTCTTGGTCATCGGGCGGGCGCGGCCAAGATTGGCGAGTTGGTGCGGTGGTCGGCGGAGATGAACGTCGAAATTGTCACTATTTACTTGTTGTCTACGGAAAACCTGCAGCGCACAACTGAGGAAGTCACTTTGCTTTTTGACATCATCTCAGATGTCATTGACGACCTCGCGGCGGAGAACCATTCTTGCCGCGTCAAGCTTGTCGGCCACCTTAACTTGCTTCCGGAGCATGTTGCGGAGCGGATGCGCAAGTCGGCGGCCATGACGACGGAGAAGCCTGGGCTGAGCGTCAATATTGCGGTGGGCTACGGCGGACGCCAGGAGATCGTCGACGCTGTGCGCGCGCTTATCGACGCTAACCTTGCCAATGGTGTGCCCGCTCACGAGTTGTCCACATCAATCACGATTGATTCGATTTCGAAAAACCTTTACACCTCGGGCCAGCCCGATCCAGATTTAGTTATCCGGACTTCCGGTGAGCAGCGACTGAGCGGCTTTTTATTGTGGCAGGCGGCGTATTCGGAGATTTGGTTCACCGACACGTATTGGCCGGCGTTTCGCAAGATTGATTTTTTGCGCGCCCTGCGTGATTACTCGCAGCGTTCGCGGCGCTTCGGCAAGTAA
- the coaA gene encoding type I pantothenate kinase, translating to MSRAADSSPYLEFSRDAWHKRRAAWPQVLTEKEAAELSGIGENLDLDEVARIYLPLSRLIHLQVLGRQKLTAATETFLGNNMHVPYIIGVAGSVAVGKSTTARVLQVLLQRWESHPRVDLVTTDGFLWPSKVLKERKLMGRKGFPESYDRRHLMRFVTEVKSGLPEVKAPVYSHNAYDIVPAEYQVVRKPDILILEGLNVLQTGPTLMVSDLFDFSVYVDAATEHIERWYIERFLKLRTTAFREPGAHFARFADIDEEQAIREAREIWQSINLPNLVENILPTRVRASLVLRKGPDHAVQRVRMRKL from the coding sequence ATGTCCCGAGCTGCTGACTCCAGCCCGTACCTAGAATTCAGTCGCGATGCCTGGCACAAGCGACGCGCCGCCTGGCCTCAAGTACTGACCGAAAAAGAGGCCGCGGAGCTTTCCGGCATCGGCGAAAACCTCGACCTCGACGAGGTCGCGAGAATCTACCTGCCTTTGTCGCGACTCATCCACCTACAGGTGCTGGGCAGGCAAAAACTCACCGCCGCCACTGAAACCTTTTTGGGCAACAACATGCACGTGCCCTACATCATCGGCGTGGCAGGGTCAGTGGCCGTCGGCAAATCCACCACAGCCCGCGTGCTCCAGGTCCTGCTCCAACGCTGGGAATCCCACCCGCGGGTAGATCTCGTCACCACCGACGGATTCCTGTGGCCCAGCAAGGTGCTTAAGGAACGCAAACTCATGGGGCGCAAAGGCTTTCCCGAATCCTACGACCGGCGCCACCTCATGCGCTTTGTCACCGAAGTCAAATCGGGGCTGCCCGAGGTAAAAGCGCCTGTGTATTCCCACAACGCCTACGACATCGTGCCCGCCGAATACCAGGTCGTGCGCAAACCGGACATCCTCATCCTTGAGGGCCTCAACGTCTTACAGACCGGACCCACCCTCATGGTCTCCGACTTGTTCGACTTCTCCGTCTACGTCGACGCCGCCACCGAACACATCGAACGCTGGTACATCGAACGCTTCCTAAAGTTACGCACCACCGCTTTCCGCGAACCAGGCGCGCACTTCGCCCGCTTTGCAGATATCGACGAAGAGCAGGCCATCCGCGAGGCACGAGAGATCTGGCAATCAATCAACCTGCCAAATCTGGTGGAAAACATCCTGCCTACCAGGGTCCGCGCCTCCCTAGTTTTGCGCAAAGGACCCGATCACGCAGTGCAGCGAGTACGTATGCGCAAACTGTAG
- the glyA gene encoding serine hydroxymethyltransferase — MSEDLRYQDLASFDPEVHEAIVNELGRQRNTLEMIASENFVPRCVLQAQGSVFTNKYAEGYPGRRYYGGCEFADVVEDLARERGKEVFGAKFANVQPHSGASANAAVLMALASPGETILGLSLAHGGHLTHGMKINFSGRLYNVAAYEVEKDTHTIDMAKLREQAREVKPKVIIAGWSAYPREEDFAEFRSIADEVGAYLWVDMAHFAGLVAAGLHPSPVPHAHVVSSTVHKTIGGPRSGFILTNDEELSKKINSAVFPGQQGGPLMHVIAAKATAFKIAGTAEFKERQERTLEGARILAERLTREDAKAAGVDVVSGGTDVHLVLVDLRNSRMDGQQAEDLLDRVGITVNRNAVPFDPRPPQVTSGLRIGTPALATRGFGAEDFREVAEIIAEALIKGEGADVDALRARAEKLAQKYPLYADLEDWKML, encoded by the coding sequence GTGTCTGAAGACCTCCGTTACCAGGATCTAGCAAGCTTCGACCCCGAAGTGCACGAGGCAATAGTCAACGAGCTTGGCCGGCAGCGCAACACTTTGGAGATGATTGCCTCGGAGAACTTTGTGCCGCGCTGCGTCCTGCAGGCACAGGGCTCCGTTTTTACGAATAAATACGCCGAGGGCTACCCGGGCCGCCGCTACTACGGTGGCTGCGAGTTCGCCGATGTTGTGGAGGATTTGGCGCGGGAGCGAGGCAAGGAGGTCTTTGGTGCGAAGTTCGCCAACGTCCAGCCCCACTCGGGTGCGTCGGCGAACGCGGCGGTTCTTATGGCACTGGCTAGTCCAGGTGAGACGATCTTGGGGCTGAGCTTGGCCCACGGTGGACACCTCACTCACGGGATGAAGATCAACTTCTCTGGCAGGCTCTACAATGTTGCTGCCTACGAGGTTGAAAAGGACACCCATACGATCGACATGGCGAAACTGCGTGAGCAGGCGCGCGAGGTCAAACCGAAGGTGATCATTGCTGGCTGGTCCGCCTACCCGCGGGAGGAGGACTTCGCTGAGTTTCGTTCCATCGCGGACGAGGTCGGTGCCTACCTTTGGGTCGATATGGCGCATTTCGCGGGCCTAGTTGCTGCGGGCCTGCACCCGAGCCCGGTGCCGCACGCGCACGTGGTGTCCTCCACGGTGCACAAGACGATTGGTGGCCCGCGCTCCGGTTTTATCCTCACTAACGACGAGGAGTTGAGCAAGAAGATTAACTCGGCTGTGTTCCCGGGGCAGCAGGGCGGCCCGCTGATGCACGTCATTGCGGCGAAGGCCACCGCTTTTAAGATTGCCGGTACTGCTGAGTTCAAAGAGAGGCAGGAGCGCACCCTTGAGGGTGCCCGTATTCTCGCTGAGCGCCTGACCCGAGAGGACGCGAAGGCTGCTGGTGTCGATGTTGTCTCCGGTGGTACCGATGTCCATTTGGTGCTCGTCGACTTGCGCAACTCCAGGATGGATGGTCAGCAGGCGGAGGACTTGTTGGACCGCGTTGGCATTACCGTCAACCGCAACGCTGTGCCCTTCGATCCGCGTCCCCCGCAGGTCACTTCCGGTCTGCGCATCGGCACCCCGGCGTTGGCTACCCGTGGTTTCGGTGCTGAGGATTTCCGTGAGGTCGCCGAGATTATCGCCGAGGCTTTGATCAAGGGTGAGGGCGCGGATGTGGATGCGTTGCGCGCCCGCGCGGAGAAGCTGGCACAGAAGTACCCGCTTTATGCGGATCTCGAAGACTGGAAGATGCTTTAG
- a CDS encoding DUF5997 family protein, whose amino-acid sequence MNSDENLTPSGTAMKPATAAKKLGIYLPATPESFQSNAVTHAQLRELHNTPPEWLTQLRVNGPHPRPEVARRLGISIAALKNNGMDKPLTTEEIRALLADQPEWLQKARATFAEKRGPAED is encoded by the coding sequence ATGAACTCCGATGAAAACCTCACCCCCTCCGGCACCGCCATGAAACCGGCGACGGCCGCGAAGAAGCTCGGCATCTACCTACCCGCCACCCCAGAAAGCTTCCAGTCCAACGCCGTAACGCACGCTCAACTGCGCGAGCTACACAACACTCCCCCAGAATGGCTGACCCAACTGCGAGTCAACGGCCCCCATCCCCGCCCCGAAGTTGCCCGCAGGCTTGGCATCAGCATCGCCGCACTGAAAAACAACGGCATGGACAAACCACTGACCACCGAAGAAATCAGGGCGCTGCTGGCCGACCAACCCGAATGGCTCCAAAAGGCCCGCGCTACCTTTGCCGAAAAACGCGGGCCCGCCGAGGACTAA
- a CDS encoding LysR substrate-binding domain-containing protein: protein MLRLSFVTGTEPGKWLRRFSQATTHGLDAAADDDPLAVLAAGKCDLTLVRLADERVTGEHHVVRLYDETPGVAVSKDSVFAEVGEPVLFSDLAGEIVNFTFEVGADYNDLRAALQVVAANVGVAYAPLPLLQALSKKQVVPLALRGGEPVPTEIALVWKKSEDSDAIQDFVGVAKGRTLNSSRAQAPSANVKKKNSRTQSTRGLRRTGKVPHKGGKRGRR from the coding sequence ATGCTCAGGCTAAGTTTCGTAACTGGCACCGAACCTGGAAAATGGTTGCGTCGCTTCTCGCAGGCAACCACGCACGGCCTTGATGCGGCGGCTGATGACGATCCTCTGGCTGTGCTCGCCGCGGGAAAGTGCGACCTCACGCTTGTCCGACTCGCCGATGAGCGGGTAACAGGTGAGCACCACGTCGTGCGGCTTTACGACGAAACCCCCGGCGTCGCCGTTTCTAAAGATTCGGTTTTCGCTGAGGTGGGAGAGCCGGTTTTGTTTTCGGACCTGGCCGGGGAAATTGTGAACTTCACCTTCGAGGTGGGCGCGGATTACAACGATCTGCGCGCCGCCTTGCAGGTGGTGGCGGCCAATGTCGGTGTGGCCTACGCCCCGCTGCCTCTTTTGCAGGCGTTGTCCAAAAAGCAGGTGGTTCCTCTCGCATTGAGGGGCGGTGAACCGGTGCCCACCGAGATCGCGTTGGTGTGGAAGAAAAGTGAGGATAGTGATGCGATCCAGGATTTTGTGGGGGTGGCGAAGGGGCGAACCTTGAACTCTTCGCGGGCGCAGGCCCCGAGTGCGAATGTGAAAAAGAAAAATTCTAGGACACAGTCAACGCGGGGTCTACGGCGAACCGGCAAAGTCCCCCATAAAGGGGGCAAGCGTGGGCGGCGGTGA
- a CDS encoding LGFP repeat-containing protein — MNFTQKAAAVASALVLTGGLVACSQEDEDKNASATATSTVEQTATEGSTAAETSSESVTSVTTSTKTEAAEGETVEVATADGQTTLVPQGVKGAMDEYGADWGMPASIEQTDNGWIVSYDDEHYVAWNESTGGAPTWGQISKEWLGNLRSDNTLGFPTAPEQALAEGNGWTQEFEHGTITWAEGEDGTFGPTVEVM, encoded by the coding sequence GTGAACTTCACACAGAAGGCAGCCGCCGTAGCATCTGCTCTCGTCCTGACCGGCGGCCTTGTCGCCTGCTCCCAGGAAGACGAGGATAAGAACGCTTCTGCCACCGCTACCTCCACGGTCGAACAGACCGCTACCGAGGGCTCGACTGCTGCCGAGACTTCCTCCGAGTCCGTTACTTCCGTGACTACCTCCACGAAAACCGAGGCCGCCGAAGGCGAAACCGTGGAGGTCGCCACCGCTGACGGTCAAACCACCTTGGTTCCGCAAGGTGTAAAGGGCGCGATGGATGAGTATGGTGCCGACTGGGGCATGCCAGCGTCTATCGAGCAGACCGACAATGGGTGGATCGTGTCATACGATGACGAACATTACGTCGCTTGGAATGAGAGCACCGGCGGCGCTCCGACGTGGGGCCAGATCTCCAAGGAGTGGCTGGGCAACTTGCGTTCGGACAACACGCTCGGCTTCCCGACGGCACCGGAGCAGGCTCTGGCCGAGGGCAACGGTTGGACCCAAGAGTTTGAGCACGGCACAATCACCTGGGCTGAGGGCGAGGACGGCACCTTCGGCCCGACCGTTGAGGTGATGTAG
- a CDS encoding GNAT family N-acetyltransferase, producing MPLNGFHIRPIHPVDYPQVRAIYEMGLDSGHASYETSGPTWGEFSAKKIMETVFVAVDDTDASKILGWVAAAKASSRTVFHGVVEDSIYTHPDARGRGVSGALLDKLIETCIALDKWAIHSWIFPENEGSAGLHESRGFKKVGTFHDMAKMTYGDMEGVWRDTDIYELLLPKPDEKAQRAQQAAQQSGEPAL from the coding sequence ATGCCTTTGAACGGTTTTCACATCCGTCCGATCCACCCCGTTGACTATCCCCAGGTCCGGGCTATCTACGAAATGGGTCTCGATTCAGGCCACGCATCCTACGAAACGAGTGGCCCGACTTGGGGCGAGTTTAGTGCGAAGAAAATCATGGAGACGGTTTTCGTCGCCGTTGACGATACGGACGCGTCCAAGATATTAGGCTGGGTCGCTGCCGCAAAGGCGTCATCGCGCACCGTTTTTCACGGCGTTGTCGAAGATTCGATCTACACCCACCCGGATGCCCGCGGTCGCGGTGTCTCCGGTGCGCTGTTGGACAAGCTGATCGAGACGTGCATTGCCTTGGATAAGTGGGCGATCCATTCCTGGATCTTCCCGGAGAACGAAGGTTCCGCTGGCCTGCACGAGTCACGTGGTTTCAAGAAGGTAGGCACTTTCCACGACATGGCGAAGATGACCTACGGCGACATGGAAGGTGTCTGGCGCGATACCGACATTTACGAGCTTTTGTTGCCTAAGCCGGATGAAAAGGCGCAACGCGCTCAACAGGCTGCACAACAAAGCGGTGAGCCTGCGCTTTGA
- a CDS encoding MDR family MFS transporter, whose protein sequence is MVTTSPPAPGEIDQHAAKKTAPRIGLIFTALMTTMLMSSLGQMIFATALPTIVGDLGGVDHMSWVISSFLVTMTIAMPLFGKLGDGLGRKWLYIAGIVFFLVGSALGGFAATMETLIVGRAIQGFGAGGMMVTSQAIIAEVVPARKRGKYMGAMGAVFGVSSVLGPVLGGWFTDGPGWRWGLWMNIPLALIAIGISAAVLNVRVGSRHGLNFDWLGTLLLVVATTSLILTTTWGGTQYDWGSTIITGLVMTSLVSWLLFIVQELNTRNPLIPMHLFRNRNMVLSTLAGLVLGITMMGVVGYLPTYLQMVHRLTPTGAGLMMLPMVLGMLGTGIGIGFLISRSGRYKLYPIVGMGVTAVALWLFSHLEVTTSLTTLGGYMFVFGFGLGLVMQVLVLIVQNSFPMRIVGTATATNNFFRQIGGAVGASLVGSLFIHNMSTNLDNRLPAALKAMGDDAAPYEAAFSSGAARQSLTPQIVNQLPAALRDAILSSYNDGLTPVFLLMLPLAMTALILLLPIREEALAEAIS, encoded by the coding sequence ATGGTGACCACCTCTCCGCCGGCGCCAGGAGAGATCGACCAGCACGCAGCCAAAAAGACAGCACCGCGCATCGGGTTGATCTTCACCGCCTTGATGACAACGATGCTCATGAGCTCTTTGGGGCAGATGATCTTCGCCACAGCACTTCCAACCATTGTTGGCGATCTTGGTGGCGTCGACCACATGAGCTGGGTGATCTCCTCCTTCCTGGTGACCATGACAATCGCCATGCCGCTCTTTGGCAAGCTTGGCGACGGCCTCGGGCGCAAATGGCTCTACATCGCCGGCATCGTGTTTTTCCTCGTCGGTTCCGCCCTCGGCGGCTTCGCCGCCACGATGGAAACACTCATCGTCGGGCGCGCCATCCAAGGCTTCGGGGCCGGCGGAATGATGGTCACTTCCCAAGCAATCATTGCCGAGGTCGTGCCCGCCCGAAAGCGCGGTAAATACATGGGTGCGATGGGCGCTGTCTTTGGTGTCTCCTCCGTCCTCGGCCCCGTTTTGGGCGGCTGGTTCACCGACGGCCCCGGCTGGCGATGGGGTCTGTGGATGAATATTCCGCTGGCCCTCATCGCTATCGGTATCTCTGCCGCAGTTTTGAATGTACGCGTCGGCTCCCGCCACGGCCTCAACTTCGACTGGCTAGGCACCCTCCTGCTGGTGGTGGCCACCACCAGTTTGATCCTCACCACAACGTGGGGAGGCACCCAATACGACTGGGGCTCGACCATCATCACCGGCCTCGTGATGACCTCGCTCGTGTCCTGGTTGCTTTTTATCGTCCAGGAACTCAACACCCGCAACCCGCTGATTCCAATGCACCTGTTTCGCAACCGCAACATGGTCCTAAGCACCCTGGCGGGCCTCGTTCTCGGCATCACCATGATGGGTGTTGTCGGCTACCTGCCGACCTACCTCCAAATGGTTCACCGTCTCACCCCGACCGGGGCCGGATTGATGATGCTTCCTATGGTGCTCGGCATGCTGGGCACCGGCATCGGCATTGGCTTTTTAATCTCGCGCAGCGGGCGCTACAAGCTCTACCCCATTGTCGGCATGGGAGTTACCGCCGTCGCACTGTGGCTGTTTTCCCACCTCGAGGTCACCACGTCCTTGACCACCCTGGGCGGATACATGTTTGTTTTCGGTTTCGGTCTTGGGCTTGTGATGCAGGTCTTGGTCCTCATTGTCCAAAACTCTTTCCCTATGCGCATAGTCGGTACCGCCACCGCGACGAACAATTTCTTCCGCCAGATCGGTGGCGCCGTCGGCGCCTCGCTCGTCGGCTCACTGTTCATCCACAATATGTCCACCAATCTGGACAACCGCCTGCCCGCTGCTCTCAAAGCCATGGGCGATGACGCCGCCCCTTACGAAGCAGCGTTTTCTTCTGGCGCGGCCCGTCAGTCTCTCACACCGCAGATAGTCAATCAGTTGCCGGCAGCGCTTCGCGACGCCATCCTGTCGAGCTACAACGACGGCCTGACCCCCGTTTTCCTCCTCATGCTGCCGTTGGCGATGACAGCTTTGATCCTCCTTTTGCCGATCCGCGAGGAAGCCTTGGCCGAGGCCATCTCCTAA
- a CDS encoding TetR/AcrR family transcriptional regulator: MQENNEGLRERKRRDTRERIVDAAMRLVHERGFDAVTVENICAAADISRRTFFNYMDSKDEAILGPLPYQISDKTIETIATTPSDNLLDLIFTHIEIRPDVLSRTQLARRREILADNPSLAGAAYVRKAELLSRLTQAVASHFEAFPQDRKLENAPVSIEVNAIVNLFYVAVATYLSNPDFPASEPPGPAALRLAARFHTDLAKEMTW; this comes from the coding sequence ATGCAAGAAAACAATGAAGGGCTTCGGGAGCGCAAAAGGCGTGACACACGCGAGCGCATCGTCGATGCGGCGATGCGCCTGGTCCACGAGCGCGGCTTCGACGCCGTAACCGTCGAGAACATTTGTGCTGCTGCTGACATCTCGCGCCGCACCTTCTTCAATTACATGGACTCCAAAGACGAAGCAATCCTGGGTCCGCTTCCCTACCAGATCTCCGATAAAACCATCGAGACGATCGCCACAACGCCGTCCGACAACCTGCTGGATCTTATCTTTACCCACATCGAGATCAGGCCGGACGTTTTGTCACGCACCCAACTGGCACGCCGCAGAGAAATCCTGGCGGACAACCCTTCCCTAGCTGGAGCGGCCTATGTCCGCAAAGCGGAGCTTTTATCCCGGCTCACACAGGCAGTGGCCAGCCACTTCGAGGCCTTCCCGCAGGACCGCAAACTTGAAAATGCCCCAGTGAGCATCGAGGTCAACGCCATCGTCAACCTTTTTTATGTCGCGGTCGCCACCTATTTATCCAACCCTGATTTTCCCGCCTCTGAACCACCCGGCCCCGCAGCCTTACGCCTCGCTGCCCGCTTTCACACCGACCTCGCAAAGGAGATGACATGGTGA
- a CDS encoding class II fumarate hydratase yields MAEQEYRIEHDTMGEVKVPVDALWRAQTQRAVENFPISFRPLESQQIRALGLLKAACAQTNKDLGALDATKADAIISAAQEIADGKHDDQFPIDVFQTGSGTSSNMNTNEVIASIAKRNGVEVHPNDDVNMGQSSNDTFPTATHVAATEAAVNDLIPGLKVLHESLDKKAKEWHNVVKSGRTHLMDATPVTLGQEFSGYARQIELGIQRVEATLPRLGELPIGGTAVGTGINTPAEFGGKVTEELIKLTGIKELSEAKNHFEAQANRDALVEFSGAMRTIAVSLYKIANDIRLMGSGPLAGFAEIHLPDLQPGSSIMPGKVNPVLCETATQVSAQVIGNDAAVAFGGSQGQFELNVFIPMMARNVLESARLLANTARQFATKLVDGIEPNVERMKELAESSPSIVTPLNSAIGYEAAAKVAKTALAEGKTIRQAVIDLGFVDGDKLTEEELDRRLDVLSMANTNRN; encoded by the coding sequence ATGGCTGAACAGGAATACCGCATCGAGCACGACACCATGGGTGAAGTGAAAGTGCCGGTAGATGCGCTGTGGCGCGCTCAGACCCAGCGTGCGGTGGAGAACTTCCCCATTTCTTTCCGCCCCCTGGAGTCCCAGCAGATTCGCGCCTTGGGTCTGCTCAAGGCAGCCTGCGCCCAGACCAACAAGGATCTCGGCGCTCTTGATGCAACGAAGGCGGACGCCATTATCTCCGCGGCGCAGGAGATCGCCGACGGCAAGCACGACGACCAGTTCCCGATCGACGTGTTCCAAACCGGCTCCGGCACTTCCTCCAATATGAATACGAACGAGGTCATCGCCTCGATTGCGAAGCGCAACGGCGTGGAGGTCCACCCCAACGACGATGTAAATATGGGACAGTCGTCCAACGATACTTTTCCGACGGCCACCCACGTCGCCGCCACCGAGGCCGCTGTCAACGACCTCATCCCGGGCCTAAAGGTTCTCCACGAATCTTTGGACAAGAAAGCCAAAGAGTGGCACAACGTGGTCAAGTCTGGCCGCACCCACCTGATGGACGCCACCCCCGTCACCCTCGGCCAGGAGTTTTCCGGCTACGCCCGCCAAATCGAGCTGGGTATCCAGCGCGTCGAGGCTACCCTGCCGCGCCTGGGCGAACTGCCAATCGGCGGCACTGCCGTGGGCACCGGCATCAACACCCCGGCCGAGTTCGGCGGCAAGGTCACCGAGGAACTGATCAAACTCACCGGCATCAAAGAGCTGTCCGAGGCGAAGAACCACTTCGAGGCTCAAGCCAACCGTGACGCTTTGGTCGAGTTCTCCGGCGCGATGCGCACGATCGCTGTGTCGCTGTACAAGATCGCCAACGACATCCGACTGATGGGCTCTGGCCCGCTGGCCGGCTTCGCCGAGATTCACCTGCCGGACCTGCAGCCGGGTTCCTCCATCATGCCGGGCAAAGTCAACCCGGTTTTGTGCGAGACCGCCACCCAAGTCTCCGCCCAGGTCATCGGCAATGACGCCGCCGTCGCCTTCGGCGGCTCGCAAGGCCAGTTCGAGCTCAACGTGTTCATCCCAATGATGGCGCGCAACGTGCTTGAGTCCGCCCGCCTGCTCGCCAACACTGCCCGCCAGTTCGCCACGAAACTTGTCGACGGCATCGAGCCCAACGTCGAGCGCATGAAGGAGCTGGCCGAGTCCTCCCCGTCCATTGTGACCCCGCTGAACTCCGCGATCGGCTACGAGGCGGCCGCCAAAGTTGCAAAGACCGCTTTGGCCGAGGGCAAGACAATCCGCCAGGCTGTCATCGACCTGGGCTTCGTCGATGGCGACAAGCTCACCGAGGAGGAGCTGGACCGCCGCCTCGACGTGCTGAGCATGGCCAACACCAACCGCAACTAA